From Chryseobacterium sp. H1D6B, a single genomic window includes:
- a CDS encoding TonB-dependent receptor: MKLIYSLLLVLFGLALADAQQTYTVEGIVQDFHNKSMLENAEVKMGAFTAKTDKKGKFSFSKITAGAYSLTAKHPDCADYTENIKVDQNLHLIVTLEHHTHDIETVTIHGSHKSNGSLVVKTLDKSEIEKNSTDNLGNLLSKISGVTALKTGNNISKPVIHGLYGSRISIINNGVKLAEQEWGVEHAPNVDINNFQHIDVIKGASALKYGSDAIGGVVVLEPEIFPKKDTIKGSVNLSGISNGKGLGLDVNIAKTWKNGWAVKSGGSIKKLGDQHTPDYNLMNTGMDFSSFNFTVQKNEYNQGISFDYYLTNQNIGIYRGSHVGNNEDFYNALSLKTPVYTGNFSYDIDNPRQVIEHHIAKISAFKRFENIGKVSAAYSFQYNHRQEYDIRRGELNDIPSLDLALMTHQFNLNDLLEREKWSLETGIDASFQNNYSDPATKARRLIPNYDKYAAGVYSVFKYKISSDLNLEAGARYDFTRYDVTKWYDKSDWESRYADAYPQFYVKTNENRVLTRPKLNYNNISFNAGLEYHPNSNFNLKFNYAKVGRTPNVAELFSDGLHHSAAVIEIGDMSLKNEQGHQFNLTADAKFNVLKGLNVSVNPYFFITKNFINEIPTGVQNTIRGVFPVWEYQQIDAKMFGADLDVNFKLTDNLTYIGKGSYVYGQDDTHNEPLILMMPSNFSNALQFSKKEWNSFYLTVENQTFLKQNRYPIHNASITIYENGDEVQKTVDFSTPPNGYSLWNIQAGVNISKNLSAGLIVNNVFDVSYRDYLNRMRFFADEAGRNFILNFRYRF; the protein is encoded by the coding sequence ATGAAATTGATATATAGTTTATTGCTGGTCCTTTTTGGATTAGCCCTTGCAGATGCACAGCAGACTTACACTGTTGAAGGAATAGTCCAAGATTTTCACAACAAATCAATGCTGGAAAACGCAGAAGTGAAAATGGGTGCTTTTACTGCAAAAACAGATAAAAAAGGAAAGTTTTCATTCAGTAAAATAACAGCAGGAGCGTACTCTCTTACTGCAAAACATCCTGATTGTGCCGACTATACTGAAAATATAAAGGTTGATCAGAATCTTCATCTTATTGTTACGCTGGAACACCATACCCATGATATTGAAACAGTGACCATACACGGAAGCCATAAAAGTAACGGCTCTCTGGTTGTGAAAACTCTTGATAAATCTGAAATTGAGAAAAATTCCACGGATAATTTGGGGAATTTACTTTCTAAAATTTCAGGAGTTACCGCTCTGAAAACAGGAAATAACATTTCGAAACCGGTTATTCACGGGTTGTATGGAAGCAGAATCTCTATTATCAATAATGGAGTAAAGCTTGCCGAACAGGAATGGGGAGTAGAACATGCACCGAATGTTGATATCAATAACTTTCAGCATATTGATGTTATTAAAGGAGCCTCTGCTTTGAAATATGGAAGTGATGCCATTGGAGGCGTTGTCGTCCTGGAACCAGAAATTTTCCCTAAAAAAGATACCATTAAAGGATCAGTGAATCTTTCAGGTATTTCTAACGGGAAAGGGCTGGGGTTAGACGTGAATATAGCCAAAACCTGGAAAAACGGCTGGGCAGTGAAATCTGGCGGAAGCATCAAAAAATTAGGAGACCAGCATACGCCGGACTATAATTTAATGAACACCGGGATGGATTTTTCATCTTTCAATTTTACTGTTCAAAAAAATGAATACAATCAGGGGATTTCTTTCGATTATTACCTTACCAATCAGAATATCGGGATCTATAGAGGTTCCCACGTAGGAAATAATGAAGATTTTTATAATGCACTGAGCTTGAAAACTCCTGTATATACCGGAAATTTCAGTTATGATATAGATAACCCGAGACAGGTAATAGAACATCATATTGCAAAAATTTCTGCTTTTAAAAGATTTGAAAATATTGGAAAAGTTTCTGCAGCTTATAGCTTCCAGTACAATCACAGACAGGAGTATGATATCAGAAGGGGAGAACTTAACGATATCCCGTCACTGGATCTCGCCTTAATGACGCATCAGTTTAATCTGAATGATCTTTTAGAAAGAGAAAAATGGTCGCTGGAAACCGGTATTGATGCAAGTTTTCAAAATAATTACTCAGATCCTGCAACCAAAGCAAGACGTTTGATTCCTAATTATGATAAATATGCTGCAGGAGTATATTCTGTTTTCAAATATAAAATTTCAAGCGATTTAAATCTTGAAGCCGGAGCCAGATATGATTTCACCCGTTACGATGTAACGAAATGGTATGATAAAAGCGACTGGGAAAGCCGGTATGCAGATGCCTATCCTCAGTTTTACGTGAAAACTAATGAGAACAGAGTTTTAACCCGTCCTAAATTGAATTACAATAATATTTCGTTCAATGCAGGATTAGAATATCATCCTAATTCAAATTTTAATTTGAAATTTAATTATGCAAAAGTAGGAAGAACGCCTAATGTTGCCGAATTGTTTTCAGACGGGCTGCATCATTCAGCAGCGGTGATAGAAATTGGAGATATGAGCCTTAAAAATGAACAGGGACACCAATTTAATTTAACAGCTGATGCGAAATTCAATGTCCTTAAAGGATTGAATGTTTCAGTAAATCCTTACTTTTTTATTACCAAAAACTTCATCAACGAAATTCCTACAGGAGTGCAGAATACCATCCGCGGCGTATTTCCGGTTTGGGAATATCAGCAGATCGATGCCAAAATGTTTGGTGCTGATCTAGATGTTAATTTCAAACTTACAGATAACCTTACCTATATTGGAAAAGGAAGCTATGTCTATGGGCAGGATGATACTCATAATGAGCCTTTAATTTTAATGATGCCTTCTAATTTTTCTAATGCGCTTCAGTTTAGTAAAAAAGAATGGAACAGTTTCTATTTAACGGTTGAGAACCAGACGTTCTTAAAGCAGAACAGATACCCGATCCACAATGCATCAATTACTATTTATGAGAATGGAGATGAAGTACAGAAAACAGTTGATTTCAGTACGCCGCCGAACGGATATTCCCTTTGGAATATTCAGGCAGGAGTCAACATCAGTAAAAATCTTTCTGCAGGACTTATTGTCAATAACGTTTTTGATGTTTCATACAGAGATTATCTGAACCGTATGAGGTTTTTTGCTGACGAAGCAGGAAGAAATTTCATTCTGAATTTTAGATACCGTTTCTAA
- a CDS encoding ABC-F family ATP-binding cassette domain-containing protein has product MLSVQGLGLHHSGNYLFQNVNFTIKKDDKIGLVGKNGAGKSTLLKMLSGEITFFEGTVVPDGNITIGFLKQDLDFVKGRTVWNETMQAFEQINAWKNELEDVNHQMTVRTDYESDAYTELINRMTELNDLLMHHDAYNLEGDVEKVLFGLGFKADDFQKITDEFSGGWRMRIELAKLLLQKNDVMLLDEPTNHLDMESIIWLENFLKDYPGAIVLVSHDKQFMTAVCNRTFDVNNRKVDDYKSDYTKYLELRKDRKEKLIQAKKNQDAEIKHTEELINKFRASASKASFAQSLIKKLEKVERIEVENDDVSKFNIRFVQSVVPGKVNFEAEKLGKAYGKKQIFDDVDFIVQRGDRIALLGQNGQGKTTLAKILSGEIKDYTGTWNLGHNVNIGYFAQNQEEVLTPNKTVLEEAEDAATEETRPRVRDLLGSFLFQGEAVNKKTKVLSGGERNRLALCKLLLRPFNTLIMDEPTNHLDIQSKEIIKLALQRFEGTLIVISHDREFLQGLCDKIYEFRDGRMKEFLGDINDYLEYRQKESIREISAEKAKLHDEEVKVEVKPKAAAVEKAEPKPQSQPNIVSKEQKNIQNKLKKVEENISELETKIEEMEASFTKENPSEETLEKYNKAKADLEAALQEWEYLGSQLE; this is encoded by the coding sequence ATGCTTTCGGTTCAAGGTCTAGGATTACATCATTCAGGAAACTATTTGTTTCAAAACGTAAATTTCACCATTAAAAAGGATGATAAAATTGGTTTGGTAGGAAAAAATGGGGCGGGGAAATCCACTTTATTGAAAATGCTTTCCGGAGAAATTACTTTCTTTGAAGGAACTGTAGTTCCGGATGGTAATATCACAATAGGCTTCTTGAAGCAGGATCTTGATTTTGTAAAAGGAAGAACCGTTTGGAATGAAACAATGCAGGCTTTTGAGCAGATCAACGCTTGGAAAAATGAACTTGAAGACGTTAATCATCAGATGACTGTCAGAACGGATTATGAAAGCGATGCTTATACAGAGCTGATCAACAGGATGACTGAACTGAATGATCTTTTAATGCACCACGATGCCTATAATCTGGAAGGTGATGTAGAAAAAGTATTATTCGGATTAGGTTTTAAAGCTGATGATTTTCAAAAAATAACAGATGAATTTTCAGGAGGCTGGAGAATGAGAATTGAATTAGCAAAACTGCTTCTTCAAAAAAATGATGTGATGCTTCTCGATGAGCCTACCAACCACTTAGATATGGAATCCATTATCTGGCTGGAAAACTTCTTAAAAGATTATCCCGGCGCTATTGTACTTGTAAGCCACGACAAGCAGTTTATGACAGCAGTCTGCAACAGGACTTTTGATGTTAATAATAGAAAAGTAGATGATTATAAATCAGATTACACCAAATATCTTGAACTAAGAAAAGACAGAAAAGAAAAATTGATTCAGGCTAAAAAGAATCAGGATGCGGAAATCAAACATACTGAAGAACTGATCAATAAATTCCGTGCAAGTGCTTCTAAAGCATCTTTTGCGCAGTCTTTGATTAAAAAACTGGAAAAAGTAGAGCGTATTGAAGTAGAAAACGATGACGTTTCTAAATTCAATATCCGTTTTGTACAGTCAGTTGTTCCTGGAAAAGTAAATTTTGAAGCTGAAAAATTAGGAAAAGCCTACGGAAAGAAACAAATTTTTGATGATGTAGACTTCATTGTGCAGCGTGGAGACAGAATTGCCCTTCTAGGACAGAATGGACAAGGAAAAACAACACTGGCTAAAATTCTTTCCGGTGAAATTAAAGACTATACAGGAACCTGGAACTTAGGACATAATGTAAATATCGGCTACTTTGCCCAAAATCAGGAAGAAGTGCTTACTCCAAATAAAACGGTTTTAGAAGAAGCTGAAGATGCGGCAACAGAAGAAACCAGACCTAGAGTAAGAGATTTATTAGGATCTTTCTTATTTCAGGGAGAAGCTGTAAATAAAAAAACAAAAGTTCTTTCCGGGGGAGAAAGAAACCGTTTGGCACTTTGTAAACTATTGCTTCGTCCTTTCAATACGCTGATTATGGATGAGCCTACCAATCACCTGGATATTCAGTCTAAGGAGATTATTAAGCTTGCTTTGCAGAGATTTGAAGGTACACTGATCGTGATTTCTCACGATAGAGAATTCCTGCAGGGACTTTGTGATAAGATCTACGAATTCCGTGACGGAAGAATGAAGGAGTTCTTAGGAGATATCAATGACTATCTGGAATACAGACAAAAAGAAAGTATCAGGGAAATTTCTGCAGAAAAAGCAAAACTCCACGATGAAGAAGTGAAAGTGGAGGTTAAGCCTAAAGCTGCGGCTGTTGAAAAAGCAGAGCCTAAACCTCAGTCTCAGCCTAATATTGTAAGCAAAGAGCAGAAGAATATTCAAAATAAACTAAAGAAAGTAGAAGAAAACATTTCCGAACTTGAAACTAAGATCGAAGAAATGGAAGCCTCTTTCACCAAAGAGAATCCTTCTGAGGAAACTTTAGAAAAATATAACAAAGCTAAAGCAGATTTAGAGGCTGCTTTACAAGAATGGGAATATTTAGGTTCTCAATTGGAATAA
- a CDS encoding DUF2235 domain-containing protein, with protein MENNIISVGIFFDGTGNNGLNATSSKKPLVDHESYHASPTNVYKLFELFNGDEKVYIEGIGTVTGAEDSDFAKATCKNPVGYSGYSSDDKLRKAYAFIEQKMLDKTKEYQFYVYGFSRGSMLARTFCYELLSPGSRISGNIKVKFLGVFDTVESAPFNDYNVSLLPGVENALQLCAVNECRYFFPLTGFFEDSSNREDSELNTGTSVWKEIFVPGVHADVGGGYLETSQSVYISDNHLLTSDINAYVNNIRDTTEDTEGNKIWDYVLEGFQIDKGEILSQAYLAREIVYTDLSKVYGKLMLMQTNVQEPVFSTDFSDSDFKIDQDEHPYLVLLSIELEKYAKKLTSSMKPIYNYEKLAGYTHISANFGLYEKGLFLKSSESVNAEVINNGLNVPSRSLANNLHPVLQTEMHLLEDTVITDFAYGSNIPNNDNWTRSILIK; from the coding sequence ATGGAAAATAATATTATATCTGTCGGGATTTTTTTCGACGGAACTGGAAATAATGGGCTCAATGCAACTTCTTCTAAAAAACCATTAGTTGACCATGAGAGCTATCATGCATCCCCTACGAATGTTTATAAACTTTTTGAATTATTCAATGGTGATGAAAAAGTATATATTGAAGGAATAGGAACAGTAACGGGAGCTGAAGACAGCGATTTTGCAAAAGCAACCTGCAAGAATCCGGTAGGATATTCAGGATATTCTTCTGACGATAAACTTAGAAAAGCATACGCCTTTATTGAGCAGAAAATGCTGGATAAAACAAAAGAATACCAGTTTTATGTGTACGGATTCAGCAGGGGATCTATGCTGGCAAGAACTTTCTGCTATGAATTATTAAGCCCTGGTTCAAGAATATCAGGAAATATAAAAGTGAAATTCCTGGGAGTTTTTGATACTGTAGAATCTGCACCTTTCAATGATTATAATGTAAGCCTGCTGCCAGGGGTAGAAAATGCACTTCAATTATGTGCGGTGAATGAATGCCGGTATTTTTTTCCACTGACTGGTTTTTTCGAGGACTCCAGCAATAGGGAAGATTCAGAACTTAATACCGGTACCTCTGTATGGAAAGAAATTTTCGTTCCTGGCGTTCATGCTGATGTGGGCGGCGGCTATCTGGAGACTTCACAGTCTGTATATATATCAGATAATCATCTGCTTACTTCAGATATAAACGCCTATGTTAATAATATCAGAGACACAACAGAAGATACTGAAGGAAATAAAATATGGGATTATGTTTTAGAAGGTTTCCAGATCGATAAAGGGGAGATTCTTTCTCAGGCTTATTTGGCAAGAGAGATCGTGTATACTGATCTTTCAAAAGTGTACGGAAAATTAATGCTGATGCAGACCAATGTGCAGGAACCGGTTTTCAGTACGGATTTCAGCGATTCCGATTTTAAAATTGATCAGGACGAACATCCCTATTTAGTCTTATTGTCTATCGAATTAGAAAAATATGCTAAAAAACTCACCTCAAGTATGAAACCCATTTATAATTATGAGAAACTAGCAGGCTATACGCATATTTCAGCCAATTTTGGACTCTATGAAAAAGGATTGTTTCTGAAATCTTCCGAATCTGTAAATGCTGAAGTTATCAACAACGGATTAAACGTTCCCAGCAGATCATTAGCCAATAATCTCCATCCCGTACTGCAGACTGAAATGCATCTTTTAGAAGATACGGTAATTACAGATTTTGCTTATGGAAGCAATATTCCAAACAATGATAACTGGACCCGTTCTATACTAATAAAATAA
- a CDS encoding response regulator transcription factor, with protein sequence MNSKIKIALIDDEQLILEGVKLLLSNEQNISVNLTADNGPDFIKSLEGLSESHFPDIALVDVQMQPMNGFELVEILKEKYPDLKIIILSSHYKVTILGYMVKLGVAAFLPKNSNKKTFIDAITMVHKNGVFFTAEDHQMLFSYMNSSSKKKTLFEMEDELSEREKEVVKLICQECTNNEIAEKLFISPRTVESHRQRIVEKIGAKNTVGIVIYAIINNIHPVQRI encoded by the coding sequence ATGAATTCCAAGATCAAAATAGCGCTAATAGATGATGAACAGTTAATTCTGGAAGGAGTAAAATTATTATTATCAAACGAACAGAATATATCTGTAAACCTTACCGCAGATAACGGGCCGGACTTTATCAAAAGTTTAGAAGGCCTTTCAGAAAGCCACTTTCCGGATATCGCCCTTGTAGATGTACAGATGCAGCCTATGAACGGATTTGAATTAGTTGAAATTCTTAAAGAAAAATATCCAGACCTAAAAATAATCATTCTTTCCTCACATTATAAAGTGACCATTTTAGGGTACATGGTGAAGCTTGGTGTTGCCGCTTTCCTGCCTAAAAATTCAAATAAAAAAACATTTATAGATGCCATCACAATGGTTCATAAAAACGGTGTCTTTTTCACTGCAGAAGATCATCAGATGCTTTTCTCTTACATGAACAGTTCCAGTAAAAAGAAGACCCTGTTCGAAATGGAAGATGAGCTTTCTGAGCGTGAAAAAGAAGTCGTTAAGCTGATCTGTCAGGAATGTACCAATAACGAAATTGCAGAAAAGCTCTTTATAAGCCCGCGTACAGTCGAAAGCCACCGGCAGAGAATCGTTGAAAAAATCGGTGCAAAAAATACCGTAGGCATTGTCATATATGCGATTATCAATAATATACATCCCGTCCAAAGAATATAA
- a CDS encoding ATP-binding protein codes for MAFVLLAYKFFIDRIIKETNAQHEAEVLHQKKLVLENIKAQEEERKRIAVMIHDDMGNRLNILSLWLNNLDTKGDELIKKNIYGQMSALIDSARTISHSLYPVNLESVGLVLYIEELVANLSHKINISLQVAPGYTKKDIFVEVQLYRIIQEFTTNVIKHSEATKIWIYIKDNPQNTAVVISDNGQGFDYDLVKKGMGMKNIESRIKSINAVHKWKNVLSKRSRLIIKIPYNNEFQDQNSANR; via the coding sequence ATGGCTTTTGTCCTGCTGGCCTATAAATTTTTTATAGACAGGATTATTAAAGAAACGAATGCACAGCACGAAGCGGAAGTACTGCATCAGAAAAAACTTGTGCTAGAGAATATTAAAGCACAGGAAGAAGAAAGAAAACGAATAGCAGTAATGATCCATGATGATATGGGAAACCGTCTCAATATACTTTCATTATGGCTTAATAACCTGGATACCAAAGGAGACGAGCTGATTAAAAAAAATATATACGGACAGATGTCAGCTTTAATAGATTCTGCCAGAACAATATCCCATTCACTCTATCCGGTGAATCTGGAATCAGTAGGGCTTGTCTTATATATTGAAGAATTAGTAGCTAATCTGTCCCATAAAATTAATATTTCCTTACAGGTAGCTCCAGGATATACGAAGAAAGATATATTTGTAGAGGTACAGCTGTACAGGATAATACAAGAGTTTACTACGAATGTTATTAAGCATTCAGAAGCGACAAAAATTTGGATCTATATAAAAGATAATCCACAAAATACAGCGGTAGTTATTTCAGATAACGGACAGGGTTTTGATTATGATCTCGTAAAAAAGGGAATGGGTATGAAAAATATCGAATCCAGGATCAAATCTATCAATGCTGTTCATAAATGGAAAAATGTACTTAGTAAAAGAAGCCGTTTAATTATTAAAATCCCATATAATAATGAATTCCAAGATCAAAATAGCGCTAATAGATGA
- a CDS encoding DUF5715 family protein: protein MQKFLSVLFISVFCNLYYAQNAKKILPCYDLSQVVKVKPTPIYKPHLDASKSFGIQLLKDSKTVQKYINNGKFRKIKKSGKGYRVQKLNYSRAYMVSKAKATLEKMAARFSKETKGHTFTVSSMTRTLEDQCRLRRVNSNASLGISSHNYGNSFDISYIRFNDVLKYNPKMEAALEKVLQYYANAGRIYYIKERQQSCYHITVRNY from the coding sequence ATGCAAAAGTTTTTGTCTGTACTTTTTATTTCTGTTTTTTGTAATCTTTACTATGCGCAGAATGCAAAAAAAATACTGCCCTGCTATGATCTGTCACAGGTTGTAAAGGTGAAGCCTACTCCTATTTATAAACCTCATTTAGATGCTTCAAAAAGTTTTGGGATACAGCTGCTGAAAGATTCAAAAACGGTTCAGAAATATATCAATAATGGTAAATTCCGTAAAATAAAAAAATCGGGAAAAGGATACCGCGTTCAAAAATTGAATTACAGCCGGGCTTATATGGTTTCTAAAGCTAAAGCCACATTAGAAAAGATGGCGGCCAGATTCAGCAAAGAAACTAAAGGGCATACTTTTACTGTTTCCTCAATGACAAGAACACTGGAAGACCAATGCAGGCTGAGAAGAGTAAATTCTAATGCCTCACTCGGGATCAGCTCTCACAATTATGGTAATTCTTTTGATATTTCTTATATAAGATTTAATGATGTATTAAAATATAATCCTAAAATGGAAGCAGCCTTGGAAAAAGTCCTGCAGTACTATGCCAATGCGGGCAGAATTTATTACATCAAAGAAAGGCAGCAAAGCTGTTACCATATTACAGTAAGAAATTATTAG
- the aqpZ gene encoding aquaporin Z has translation MTKKLFAEFFGTFWLVFGGCGSAVFAAGVPDIGIGLLGVALAFGLTVLTMAYAVGHISGGHFNPAVSFGLLAGGRFPAKDLIPYVASQCLGAIAAAGCLYAILNGAGAFTTVGPGAFASNFYDMPGYYNRSYSMGAAFLAEFLLTAFFLIIIMGATDKWANGKFAGIAIGFALTLIHLISIPITNTSVNPARSLSQALFVGGIAMSQLWLFWAAPIAGGIVGGLIYKFLLQRTDPETAKI, from the coding sequence ATGACAAAAAAATTATTTGCCGAATTTTTCGGTACTTTCTGGCTGGTATTCGGCGGTTGCGGTAGTGCAGTTTTTGCAGCCGGCGTCCCTGATATCGGAATTGGACTTCTAGGCGTTGCATTAGCCTTTGGTCTTACTGTTCTCACAATGGCTTATGCTGTTGGACACATCTCAGGCGGACATTTCAATCCGGCTGTCTCTTTTGGACTTCTAGCAGGCGGTAGATTTCCAGCAAAAGATTTAATTCCTTACGTTGCATCGCAGTGTCTGGGAGCAATTGCGGCAGCAGGATGCCTTTATGCCATTCTAAACGGTGCAGGAGCATTTACTACGGTAGGTCCCGGTGCCTTTGCCTCTAATTTTTATGACATGCCCGGCTACTACAACAGGAGCTATTCTATGGGTGCGGCATTCTTAGCTGAGTTCTTATTAACCGCATTTTTCCTTATCATCATTATGGGTGCAACGGATAAATGGGCCAACGGAAAGTTTGCAGGAATTGCTATTGGATTTGCTTTAACGCTGATCCACCTTATCTCTATCCCTATCACTAATACCTCTGTAAATCCGGCGAGATCTCTTTCGCAGGCATTATTTGTAGGCGGTATTGCCATGTCTCAGCTCTGGCTGTTCTGGGCAGCACCTATCGCAGGGGGTATTGTAGGAGGATTAATTTACAAGTTTTTACTGCAGCGGACAGATCCTGAAACTGCTAAAATATAA
- a CDS encoding phosphate ABC transporter permease: MNLMKGFFFILMLVGLSDLLAAQKKTEPDIWSGTYVLNPVNKAGSNNADTLIIAKTKDADPKEVAARYESDLARWTIASKKDGAQEKAVIKRFLFNLEDKEDEYEEFGWTELHKEGKMNCIDGGHFFICQTAANSTVRFSKDETYLTKTGIFGIWLHYGVVELQKK, encoded by the coding sequence ATGAATCTGATGAAAGGCTTCTTTTTTATTTTAATGCTGGTAGGACTGTCTGATTTATTAGCTGCTCAAAAAAAGACAGAACCTGATATCTGGTCAGGAACTTATGTTTTGAACCCGGTCAATAAAGCTGGTTCTAATAATGCTGATACTTTGATAATTGCAAAAACTAAGGATGCGGATCCTAAGGAAGTAGCCGCCAGGTATGAATCTGATCTGGCGCGTTGGACGATTGCGTCAAAAAAAGACGGGGCTCAAGAAAAGGCTGTTATTAAGAGATTTTTATTTAATTTAGAAGATAAAGAAGACGAATATGAAGAATTCGGCTGGACAGAGCTGCATAAAGAAGGAAAAATGAACTGTATTGACGGCGGACATTTTTTCATCTGCCAGACAGCAGCGAATAGTACCGTTAGATTCAGCAAAGATGAAACTTATCTTACCAAAACGGGGATTTTTGGGATATGGCTGCATTACGGTGTGGTCGAATTACAGAAGAAATAA
- a CDS encoding S41 family peptidase, which yields MKERLFMFFAIFCVFNLSQAQNQVNFKNDSVKNYIDKTFLLIHDNALNKDKINWSSLQAEIYEKTKDADHIADALPVYPYVFEKIEDHHGWLSYKKKNYRWNKNTQKLENKAVNNAVKKYEKVYAVVLHKNIGYLRIPGNNDFGAKKMDSLTNNIVEEIDKINSNKIKGWIIDLRVNTGGNMYPMIAGISDIIGDNEKIGGFVNSNNQSEGEWFLKNGTIYIDANQVLNRRKLKIPIKKGLPAAVLISGYTASSGEMTAIAFVGRNKTRLFGEESGGYTTTNQGFEIDKNSGLNLAVGYAADRKGKVYNENVKPDIEIVGGDNFEDLAKDEKVRRSIKWIGEEAVKH from the coding sequence ATGAAAGAAAGACTGTTTATGTTTTTTGCAATTTTTTGCGTTTTTAATTTATCACAGGCTCAGAATCAAGTTAATTTTAAGAATGACAGCGTTAAAAACTATATCGATAAAACCTTTCTGCTTATTCATGATAATGCTTTAAATAAAGATAAAATAAACTGGAGTTCTTTACAAGCAGAGATTTATGAGAAAACGAAAGATGCGGACCATATTGCAGATGCACTTCCTGTCTATCCCTATGTATTTGAAAAAATAGAAGACCATCACGGATGGTTAAGCTATAAAAAAAAGAATTACCGCTGGAACAAGAATACTCAAAAGCTGGAAAATAAAGCTGTAAACAATGCAGTGAAAAAATATGAAAAGGTCTATGCTGTAGTGCTGCATAAAAATATCGGCTACTTGAGGATTCCTGGAAATAATGATTTTGGTGCTAAAAAAATGGACAGCCTGACTAATAATATTGTTGAAGAGATAGATAAGATAAATTCAAATAAAATAAAAGGGTGGATCATTGATCTAAGGGTTAATACAGGGGGTAATATGTATCCGATGATCGCAGGAATAAGCGATATTATTGGAGATAATGAAAAAATAGGAGGTTTTGTCAATTCAAATAATCAATCAGAAGGAGAATGGTTCTTGAAAAACGGCACCATTTATATTGATGCTAACCAGGTTTTAAATAGAAGAAAATTAAAGATTCCTATTAAAAAGGGACTTCCTGCAGCTGTTTTGATCAGCGGTTATACAGCGAGTTCGGGGGAAATGACAGCAATAGCTTTTGTAGGAAGAAACAAAACTAGATTATTCGGAGAAGAATCAGGCGGATATACTACAACCAACCAGGGTTTTGAAATTGATAAAAATTCAGGATTAAATTTAGCTGTAGGATATGCTGCTGACAGAAAAGGAAAAGTCTACAATGAAAATGTAAAACCTGATATCGAAATAGTTGGCGGAGATAATTTTGAAGATTTAGCTAAAGATGAAAAGGTGAGAAGATCGATTAAATGGATCGGAGAAGAAGCTGTGAAGCACTGA